A genomic region of Magnolia sinica isolate HGM2019 chromosome 6, MsV1, whole genome shotgun sequence contains the following coding sequences:
- the LOC131249107 gene encoding beta-carotene hydroxylase 2, chloroplastic-like, whose amino-acid sequence MAAGIPSTASIRSYRFGRNPFLIPKPNSSTVGNCFLFLSPPTQLTGRIFPSTRSRNLTICFVMSEKKQQNLIGEKAEEKEEEIEQESLDENRKISAVRVAEKMARKRSERFTYLVAAMMSSFGITSMAIAAVYYRFSWQMEGGEIPFSEMFGTFALSVGAAVGMEFWARWAHRALWHASLWHMHESHHRPRDGPFELNDVFAIINAVPAIGLLSYGFFNKGLVPGLCFGAGLGITVFGMAYMFVHDGLVHRRFPVGPIANVPYFRKVAAAHQIHHLDKFDGVPYGLFLGPKELEEVGGTEELEKEINKRIKLSKNSTIV is encoded by the exons ATGGCTGCCGGAATTCCCTCCACTGCGAGCATCAGATCATACCGTTTCGGCCGAAATCCTTTTCTCATACCCAAACCTAACTCCTCCACCGTCGGCAACTGCttcctcttcctctctcctccGACTCAGCTCACCGGCCGGATTTTCCCATCCACCAGAAGCAGGAATCTCACCATCTGCTTCGTGATGTCAGAAAAGAAGCAGCAGAATCTAATCGGCGAAAAggcagaagaaaaagaagaagaaatcgaGCAGGAGAGCTTGGATGAGAATCGGAAGATCTCAGCCGTTCGTGTGGCTGAGAAAATGGCCAGGAAGAGATCGGAGCGGTTCACGTATCTAGTGGCCGCAATGATGTCGAGCTTTGGAATCACATCTATGGCCATCGCTGCCGTTTATTACAGATTCTCATGGCAAATGGAG GGCGGAGAGATACCCTTTTCGGAAATGTTCGGTACATTCGCTCTGTCCGTCGGCGCGGCT GTCGGAATGGAGTTCTGGGCGAGATGGGCGCACAGAGCGCTCTGGCATGCATCGCTGTGGCACATGCATgag TCTCATCATCGGCCGAGGGACGGTCCGTTCGAGCTGAACGATGTTTTCGCGATCATCAACGCCGTTCCCGCCATCGGCCTTCTCTCGTACGGATTCTTCAACAAAGGCCTCGTTCCCGGGCTTTGTTTTGGCGCC GGGCTGGGAATCACCGTCTTTGGCATGGCCTACATGTTCGTCCACGACGGCCTTGTCCACCGTAGAttccctgtggggcccatcgcTAACGTCCCCTACTTCCGCAAGGTTGCCGCTGCTCACCAG ATACACCATTTAGACAAATTCGACGGAGTGCCTTATGGGCTGTTCTTGGGACcaaag GAATTGGAAGAGGTTGGAGGCACTGAAGAGTTGGAGAAGGAGATTAATAAGAGAATTAAGCTCTCTAAAAATTCAACAATAGTGTAG